A genomic segment from Bosea sp. OAE506 encodes:
- the adhP gene encoding alcohol dehydrogenase AdhP: MATTMKAAVVRALGRPLEIMDLPIPVPGPGELLVKVHACGVCHTDLHAAEGDWPVKPVPPFIPGHEVAGTVAALGPGVTDFALGDAVGIAWLHDSCLRCEYCETGWETLCEHQHNTGYSCNGGFAEYAIASAAFAARLPAGVDFAAMAPILCAGVTTYKGLKETEARPGEWVAISGIGGLGQVAIQYAKAMGLKVVALDIAPEKLALARQTGADVAVDARSATAVEEVLAATGGGAHGVLVTAVSPPAFAQSVRMVRRKGTVALVGLPPGEFPTPIFDVVLKRITLRGSIVGTRRDLDEAIAFAVEGKVRAKIATVPLSDINAVFDRLRRGEVEGRIVLDLALPIAAAALGDELAAA, translated from the coding sequence ATGGCGACGACGATGAAGGCTGCGGTGGTGCGGGCGCTCGGCCGGCCGCTGGAGATCATGGACCTGCCGATCCCGGTGCCTGGGCCGGGCGAACTGCTGGTCAAGGTCCACGCCTGCGGCGTCTGCCACACCGATCTCCATGCCGCCGAGGGCGACTGGCCGGTCAAGCCGGTGCCGCCATTCATCCCCGGCCACGAGGTCGCCGGGACGGTCGCGGCACTTGGGCCCGGCGTCACCGATTTCGCGCTGGGCGACGCGGTCGGCATCGCCTGGCTGCATGATTCCTGCCTGCGCTGCGAATATTGCGAGACGGGCTGGGAGACGCTCTGCGAGCACCAGCACAACACCGGCTACAGCTGCAATGGCGGTTTTGCCGAATATGCCATCGCCTCGGCGGCCTTCGCGGCGCGCCTGCCGGCGGGCGTCGATTTCGCGGCCATGGCGCCGATCCTCTGCGCCGGCGTCACCACTTACAAGGGCCTCAAGGAAACCGAAGCGAGGCCCGGAGAATGGGTCGCGATCTCGGGCATCGGCGGGCTGGGGCAGGTCGCGATCCAGTACGCCAAGGCGATGGGGCTCAAGGTCGTGGCGCTCGACATCGCGCCGGAGAAGCTCGCGCTCGCCCGGCAGACCGGCGCAGATGTCGCGGTTGATGCGCGCTCGGCAACGGCGGTCGAGGAGGTGCTGGCGGCGACGGGCGGCGGCGCCCATGGCGTGCTCGTCACGGCGGTCTCGCCGCCGGCCTTCGCGCAGTCGGTGCGGATGGTCCGGCGAAAGGGCACGGTGGCGCTGGTCGGGTTGCCGCCGGGCGAGTTCCCGACGCCGATCTTCGACGTCGTGCTCAAGCGGATCACGCTGCGCGGCTCGATCGTCGGCACGCGGCGCGATCTCGACGAGGCCATCGCGTTTGCCGTCGAGGGCAAGGTCAGGGCGAAGATCGCGACCGTCCCGCTCAGCGACATCAACGCGGTCTTCGACCGGTTGCGGCGTGGCGAGGTCGAGGGCCGGATCGTTCTCGACCTCGCGCTGCCGATCGCTGCGGCGGCGCTGGGAGACGAGCTCGCGGCGGCATGA